The sequence below is a genomic window from Deltaproteobacteria bacterium.
TCTGACTCCTGATTCCTGACTTCTGAATTCCGTCTCCAAATCGATTGCATCGGCCTCGGCACATAGGCTATCGCCACACTCACGGAAACTCCCGAACGATGGCTTCCCCTGGCGAACGACTCCACCTCCTGTACGAAATCAATCGACGGCTGACGACGTTCGCCGCGCTTGATGAGCTCATGCGCTACGCGACCCGGCGGACGCGGGAGCTGTTCAACGCCGAGGGCTGTGCGCTGTTGTTACTCGATCGCGAGCGGCACGAGTTCTATTTTCCGGTCGCCAGTCAGAGCGAGTCACGGCAGGCCGCGCAAGCGCGTCTAGCGGAGATTCGTTTTCCCGCCGACCAGGGCATTGCAGGATGGGTGCTGGCGCACAACGAGGCGACGCTCGTGGCCGACGCCGCGAACGACCCGCGTTTCTACCGCGAGGTGGATCGCCAGACCGACATGACGACGCACTCACTGCTGTGCGCGCCGCTGCGCTCGCAGTCTGGCAACATCGGCGTAATCGAAGTGGTGAACCCGCAGTCGGAATCGCTCAGCGCGGATGATCTCGAGTTTCTCGACGCGGTCGCCAGCGACATCGCGGTGGCCTACGAGAAGGCGCAGCTCTATACCCACCTGCGCGGCGAAGTCATCGGCTTGCGGCAAGCCTGCCGCATCGCCGGCGTCGCGCTGATCGTTGTGGGCGGGCTGTTCTCGGTCGGCGTGACCTTCGGGCATCTGGCGCGCGCGTTGCCCATCGTCGATCTCTTTACCCGACCCGCGATGCTGGCCGGCGGGTTCGCGCTACTCAGCGGCGCCGCGCTCTTCGGCGTCGGTCGTGGCTGGTTCATCGCGCGCACGCCGGGCGCGCACTGAACGCCGATCCGACACCCACCTTCGTGGCCTGAATCTTTTGAAATTCCCGCCGGGGGGCTGTAGGGGCCGCGCTTGCCCGGCCCGGCGGGGCGCGGCAAGCAGCGCCCCTACACTTCGTGGTGGACTCGCGGCCTAACTCGGGCCGAACAATCGCTCGCGGGTCTGCTCCTCAAATGTTTCCGCCGGGATGTTGTCGGGGCCCATGAAGGCCGCCATCAGCGGGAGCAACAGCGACGGGTCCTGCATCTGGCGCTCGCGCGCGCGCCGGCGGCGTTCCCGCGCGGCGGGGCTGAATTCGTTTTCGAACGTCGAAATCAGGGCCGCCGCGAAACGTAGCCGCCGCATGCGCTCCGCGCGTTCGGCGGCGTAAGGAGCAAACACGTCAGCAGACCAGTCGCGTGCGCCGAGCAGCGCGTCGCGCACCTGACGGACATCGCGCAAGGTGATCGACAGCCCTTGCCCGATGATCGGATCGTTGGAACCCGCTGCATCGCCGATCAGCACGACGCCATCGCGATAGGGCGTGTCGGTCCACGTGTCTTCGTTAGGGTACGAGTTGCACGGCCCCGCCGGCCGCGCGTTGGCGAGGTGCTCGCTGCCCGGCACGCTGTTCAAGCGAAACGCCGCAAGGAATGCCTGCGGACCGCCCGGCCCAGCCAGCCGTCGCGGCTGATCGCTCGAATAACCGAGATACAGGCGCACACGACCACCGCCCTGCGGAAACGCCAGGTAGTGGACATCGTTCTCGGCTCCGATCACTTGCGTGTCCGCCGGCCAGCCGTCGGCGCCTTCCACCAACATGCCGGCGAACAAGTGATGCGTCGGATCGCGATGCAATTCGATGCCGGCTTCGCGCCGCACCTGCGATCCGCGACCGTCGGCACCGACTATCAGTCGGCATGCCGCTCGGTGGTCGGTCTGATCGTGTTGATAGACGACCGCAGGCGAGTTTCCGAGGGTGACCCGCAGATCCGTCACGCCACGCCGCACGGTGGCACCCGAGCTGCCC
It includes:
- a CDS encoding GAF domain-containing protein; the protein is MASPGERLHLLYEINRRLTTFAALDELMRYATRRTRELFNAEGCALLLLDRERHEFYFPVASQSESRQAAQARLAEIRFPADQGIAGWVLAHNEATLVADAANDPRFYREVDRQTDMTTHSLLCAPLRSQSGNIGVIEVVNPQSESLSADDLEFLDAVASDIAVAYEKAQLYTHLRGEVIGLRQACRIAGVALIVVGGLFSVGVTFGHLARALPIVDLFTRPAMLAGGFALLSGAALFGVGRGWFIARTPGAH
- a CDS encoding FAD-dependent monooxygenase produces the protein MPQAANEHFDIAIIGGGIGGGALATVLARAGLSVLVLEKSTVYRDHVRGEWMAPWGVVELTNLGLYETVRAAGGHHLSRHWNCDEDIPPEEALALALDLAALMPGIAGPLCIGHPALCQLFIETAGSSGATVRRGVTDLRVTLGNSPAVVYQHDQTDHRAACRLIVGADGRGSQVRREAGIELHRDPTHHLFAGMLVEGADGWPADTQVIGAENDVHYLAFPQGGGRVRLYLGYSSDQPRRLAGPGGPQAFLAAFRLNSVPGSEHLANARPAGPCNSYPNEDTWTDTPYRDGVVLIGDAAGSNDPIIGQGLSITLRDVRQVRDALLGARDWSADVFAPYAAERAERMRRLRFAAALISTFENEFSPAARERRRRARERQMQDPSLLLPLMAAFMGPDNIPAETFEEQTRERLFGPS